Sequence from the Parvicella tangerina genome:
TAGCTAAATCTTTACTACATTTATTCGTGTTACAATCAAAGGTAATTATATACCTGTAACGTTGATAGATGCAATAAGTTTCTTTTAACCACCGCTATGTTAAACGATCTCGTCTCCCTCTTTTACCCTCGAAATTGCGTTTGCTGTCACCAAACACTTAACAAAGGCGAACAGGATTGCTGCGTGATGTGTTTAACAGAGTTGCCAAGAACTAATTTCAGCAATTTTGACGACAATCCAGTTGCCAAGTTATTTTGGGGTAGAATTGAGTTAACCTTCGGTTTCTCGGTGTATCATTTTGAAAAGGGAGGCAAACTACAATCCCTGATGCACTCACTGAAGTACAAGGGAAAAACTCAAATTGGGGAATTCCTAGGAAGAGCCATCGGTAACGAACTCAACAATTCTGGAAAAGCTTCAAAAATTGACCTTATTCTGCCCATCCCATTGCACCCTAAGAAAGAAAGGCTCAGAGGATATAATCAGTCTGATTACCTCGCAAAAGGTATCCATGAGGTTACAGCCATCCCTTATGCCAGTAACGTTGTCAGAAGAACCATGCATACAACTTCGCAAACGCGAAAGGCAAAGTTTGATCGCTGGAAAAATGTCTCTTCAATTTTTGAAATCCATAAGCCTGAACAAGTAAATGGTAAACGTATCCTGGTTGTGGATGATGTAACCACTACGGGTTCTACACTAGAGAGCTGTGCCAGAGAGCTATTGAATCATCAGGCAGCAGCTGTTGCCGTGACGGTCGTGGCTAGTAGCGTTTAGTGCTGACAAAGATTAGCTACGAATATGAGAAAGGTCATTAATTAACCGTCTTGTAGTTCGTTCATTTGTTTCAATAAAAAAAGGACAAATGAAAACGACACTTGTTATCGGTGGAAATTTTGCAGGAATGACCGCAGCAATGGAGATTAAACGCAAAGCAAAAGATCAACAGCGCGTGATCTTGTTAGATCGCTCTCAAAACTTTTTATTCATTCCATCACTCATTTGGATTCCTTTTGGACGTAGAGAGATCAGGGATATATCATTTAAGAAGAAGGAAATTTTGGAAAAAAGAAGTGTTGAATTTGTTCACACTGAAGCAATCAATGTAGATCCTGACATCAATACCGTATATACTAAAGATGGAGAATTTCAATATGACGATTTAGTGGTGTGCACGGGACCAAAAGTAGATTACGATTGTGTTCCAGGTCTCAGAGAAAACTGTTGTTACATCGGGCATCCCGATGGAGCGATGCACACTAGAGCTACCCTGGAAGAGTTCAAGAAAAACCCTGGACCAATAGTTATTGGCTCCACACAAAATGCAGGTTGCATGGGAGCTGCTTACGAATTCTTATTTAACCTAGAAAAGTGGTTACGTGAACAAAAAATCCGTAAAAAAGTCGACCTCTACTGGGTTACACCAGAAGACTATCTGGGTCATTTTGGAATTGACGGTATGCCGCTTGGTGAAAGTATGCTCAAAGCATTCATGAAAATGTTCAACATCCACTACAGAACAGAAGTAGGAATTCAAGAAGTACAAAAAGACAAAGTTATCTTAAGTACTGGCGAGGAGATTGAAAGTAAATTCACCATGCTGATGCCTCAGTTTGTGGGAGTAGATTTTGTAACGAACTCTCCTAAACTGGACGCTACTGAAAACGGGTATATGATTGTGGGAGATGACTATCGCTCTACGAAGTATCCAAACGTTTGGGCAGCGGGCACTGCGGTTGAAGTGGCACTTCCGTTTACGCCAGGCAAGGTTCCTTTCTCCATTCCCAAAACTGGCTATCCAGCTGATGTTACGGGAAAAGTTGTTGCCAATAATATTTTGAAAGTGATGAAAGGTGATACTAACCTCAAGAAGAAACCATGGGGTAAAATTGCCGGAATTTGTATTATGGACGCTGGTAAGAAAGAGGTGATCATTCTATCGAATAACCTTTTCAGACCACGAGTTATTGCGCTCATGATCCCTAATGTCATCTATGATTTCGGAAAGGTTCTTTTTGAGAAGTACTTTCTTTGGAAAACCAAAAGAGGTTATTCCTGGCTTCCATAAAAGCAGACCAATCACTCAAAAAATGGCTTCACAGCATCCTTGAAGGTTGTTTCATTCACTTCGGCTCCAGGGATATGTTTTAACGATCCTTTTTTAAGCAGCACAAAGCCCTCATCGTTATTCCAAAGGTATTCCGTAAGGTTGAAGAAGACATTATCATCTACCTGAACCATCCCCATGTTCTCATCGGTATAATACTCGTGAAATTCATAACCTAAGGACTCTTCATTGTTTAGGACCTCCTCCTTTACCTGATGAATTTTATCTCCAGAGCTTTCTTTTTTGTTGTAATAGAAGATCATGACCACATCCGTGTCGTAGCTATCCCAAAATTCAGGGGTCACTACGTTCGTTTGCTTAAAATCAGCAGGTGTTTCCTCTGAATTCTGCGCTACCTCATTTTGAGGGATCTCTTTTTGAGTTTTTTCTTCACTGGTAGTTGCTTCCTCTTGACAACTCACTAAAAATAGTAGAAATAGTGAAAATATAAATACGTTCTTCATACCGCTGTAGTTAGTTATTTCAAAATTACAAAACAATTTGGCTTTTTTGACTGTTCAGCTAGTTAAATTATGGTCTCGATTAGGGCAAAGAAATCTTTACTTGAGTCGAATGACCAAACGCTTTTTTTAGTTACTTCGCACACCATGTTGACCCAGCATAAAAACCTGTTTCTCTTGCACCTCACCGTTCTAATCTTTGGGGTTACGGGAATATTGGGAAAACTGATGGATGCGGACGAGATCATCATTGTCTTTTATCGGTTGATCATTGCTGTAATTGGAATTTTCGCTTACTTCAAGATTTCAGGGTATCGAATCAACTTAAGCAAACAAGCGCTCAAAGAAACTTGGTATGTGGGTGTGATTGTAGGCCTTCATTGGATTACTTTTTTTGGAGCCATCAAGTTAAGTAATGTGAGTGTCGCACTCATTTGTTTCTCAAGTGGTGCCTTCTTCACTTCATTGTTAGAACCTCTCTACTTTAAAAGAAGGTTAGATTATCGAGAGGTGCTACTGGGGCTCATCACAGTTGTGGGAATCTTTTATGTGTGCAGAGAACCGGGCAAGCCATTTTTTGAAAGCAAATATCTTCCAGGAATGTTAATGGCCTTATTTTCCGCTTCGCTTTCATCGTGGTTTACGGTTATTAACGGTGTACTTATTAAAAAAGGGAGACGAGCTAAGAACATTTCCTTTCTCGAGCTAAGTTTTGCTTTTGTCTTTTTAGCTGCAGTAGTGTTGTTTCAGTATCACGATCAACTTGATGTGCTAGCGATGAAACCGATCGACTTCTTGTATGTGAGTATTTTGGGAATTCTATGTACTTCCTTCGCCTATATTGTAAGTGTAGATGTTATGAAAGAGCTGTCTCCTTATACCGTTGTTATGGCCGTAAATCTTGAGCCTATCTATTCTATCGTGTTGGCTGTGCTCATCTGGCCAGCATCTGAGAAAATGTCCCCCACCTTTTATGTGGGCGCATTGATTATCATTGGGATCATCTTCTTAAATGGCTATTTTAAAATGAAGGATCGAAAAAAGATAGCTCCAGAAAATTAAGCATTCCGCAGACGCAAAAGGCCTCCTACTGAAACATGTAACATCTACAGCTCTCTTTCTGGCTCTTCCAATTGCTCAACCGCAACTTGAATCTCTCTATCAAATGGGATATTCACCAAGTACCTTGCTGAGAATTCAAAGAGGTAAGTAGCCAATTCTGCTTTTAAATTTGATTTTAAACGCGCCTTTGAATACTCAATATCCTTTCTGATCGGAGCAATGTCTTCATGCTTACTTGCGTAATCAATAAACTCTTCTAACAACTCGTCAGAAACCTGAAACTGATCATTGAACTGAACGTCTGTTTTATACTTTTCGAACTTACTTCGGTGCTTATCCAAATAATCAAAACAGAAGTTTCTATAGGCATCTGAGTAATTGATATTGGTCAAGTAATAAGAACCTCCAGAAGTATCAATTGGGACAAAAATATCTGGCATAATGCCACCACCTCCGTAAACCGTTTTTCCTTTAGGCGTAGTAAATTTTGGTGCATTCTCGAAAATCGTACTGTCCATCTCTTGTAGCTCTCCATTCTCATAGCGCTCGTAAAAATCAGCTTCGTAATCGATACCATCTCCGTAAGGTTTCTGAATACTTCTTCCAGTAGGTGTGTAGTAACGACTAATGGTCAAGCGTAATTCTGAACCATCTGGCAATTCCATTGGACGTTGAACCAACCCTTTACCAAAGGTTCTTCTTCCAATGATCACCGCTCGATCATTATCCTGAAGTGCTCCTGAAACAATCTCACTGGCTGAAGCCGTACTGCTATTCACCAAAACCGCAACAGGCATATTCTCGCATTGTCCGAAGCTGGTAGCAAACGTCTCCTGCTTTTCTACATGCACCCCTTCTGTGTAGACAATCAGTTTACCTTGCTTAAGGAATTCATCCGCAACATTGATGGCCGTGTGCATATACCCACCTCCATTATATCGGAGATCTAGGATCACTTTTTTCATTCCTTTTTTCTTCAACTCGGTTACCGCTTTATCAAATTCGGTATCTGTATAACCTGAAAAACTCGTAATCTTTATCACTCCGATCTCATCTGTGATCATGTAAGCGCCATCTACCGAGTAAAGAGGAATATCTCCTCGTAAGAAATCATACTCTTTGACTTTATTACTTCCGCTTCTCATTACAGATAGTCGAATGGGAGAACCGTATTCTCCTTTCAATCGATCGTGAACGCCTTCTATATCCAACCCTATACCTGCAATATCTTCACCATCAACTGCTACGATGCGGTCTCCACTTTTAAGTCCGGCATTGGCTGCTGGTGCTCCATCAATAACATTCGTTACCATCAGTGTGTCTCTCAAAATAATGAAGCGAATACCTACTCCTCCAAAATGTCCTTGGAGCTGTTCGTTGCTTGCTTCCACATCCTCCAATGGAATGTAGACAGAATGCGGATCTAATTTTTTCAGCATCCCATTAATTGATGAGAGGTACAACGCTTCTGCATCTACAGAATCGACATAATTCTCTTCTACGATCTGAATAATCTCTGTGATCCTTGAAACCTGCTCTTCCCTTTCCCTGGCCTCTTTCGATTTGAATTTACTTGCTCCGATGTTATAGAATAAAATCGCAACACCAGCCAATATTAACGGCATGATGTAAATCACCCATTTATTAGAGCCATCTCCACCCGGATTATTTGAAGGACGTCTGGAGCTTTTCTGAATGTATTGCTCAATCTTTATTTCTGTGTACTCCTCGCTCATTACTGTATATCTTCGATCTGAACAATCTCAACTCCCGCTTTTCTCAAGAAAGCTAATCCATCATCATCTTTATATCCTTTCATATAAACTAATCGTTTAATACCTGCCTGATGCACTAGCTTTGAACACTCCTTGCATGGGGACAATGTCAAATACAACGTAGCTCCATCACAACTATGAGTACTTCCTGCCACCTTTAAGATCGCATTTGCTTCTGCGTGCAACACATACCACTTGGTTAAACCATCATCATCCTCGCAGCAGTTTTCGAAACCCGTTGGGGTCCCGTTAAAGCCATCAGAAATGATCATTCTGTCTTTTACGATAATTGCTCCCACCTGTTTACGCGTACAGTGACTTAATTTAGCCCATTCCTGTGCCATCCTTAAGTATGCTTTATCAAATCTTAACTGCTTTTTCGGTCCCACTGATCGGTCTTTAGTCTTACAAATTAATACATTTTATTATTAAGACGCTGGATTTTTGACGTTGGATGCTAGACTTTTGATGCTGGACACTGGATGCATGCTCCAAGCAATAAGTCTAGCGTCTAAAGTCCAGCGTCTAAAATCTCTCTTACACCACCACGTTTACAATCTTCATAGGAACAACAATTACCTTTTTCGGTGTTTTTCCTTCAAGGTACTTAGCCGTCATCTCAGCTGCCAATACTTCTTTCTCGATCTCTTCTTTACTCAGATCAGTTCCCAGTTCTAACTTGAAACGCATTTTTCCGTTAAAAGATACAGGATATTCAAAACTACTTTCTACCAACACACTCGGGTCAAAATTCGGCCAGGCCGCTTTTGTGATGGACTCCGTATGTCCTAAGCGTTCCCATAATTCCTCTGAAATATGTGGTGCATAAGGAGAAAGCAAAATAACCAGGTTCTCTAAAACGTGCTTATTGTTACAGTTTTGCTCATTCAATTCATTTACAGCTATCATCATCGTACTGACTACCGTATTGAACGAATAACGATTTAAATCTTCCGTTACTTTCTTGATGGTCTTATGCAAGGTTTTCATTGCCTCTTTAGTAGGTTCTCCTTCCGTCACTTTGAACTCATCACCGTCAAAGAACAATCGCCAAAGTTTCTTCAAGAAGTTATTTACCCCATTGATTCCTTTTACATCCCAAGGCTTGTACTGCTCTAATGGTCCCAAGAACATCTCATAACACCTAAGTGTGTCCGCACCAAATCGATCCACCAATTCGTCTGGAGTTTGTACGTTATATTTTGATTTGGACATTTTTTCCGTTTCTGTTTCAAAGAAAAACTCGAGCGGTTTGGAACCTTCAAAAAAGTACTCTTTACCATCAAACCAAACTCCTTGACGTGTAACAAACAATGGTTTTCCGTTCATTGATTTGCACAAAGTACTATTTGCATACCCTTCTATGTCAATAGTCATCTTCCCAAAATCAGCAAATTCTATTGGCATATTTTCTAAATGCATTGGACCTGTTCCAGGAAATTTTTCTGAATCATTAGCCAGAAACTTCCAACAGACAAGTAACGAATCATAATCAAATTCGACATTAAACTTATTCTTTAAAAACTCTTTTATTGCAGTTGTACAGCTATGATGCTTGACATTATAGTTAGACTTAAATATTTTTGAAGACACTCCCAAAATCATCCCCTGATTAATCAATTTCTTGAACGGTTCATCAAATGAGATATATCCTCTATCGCACAAGAATTTGGTCCAGAAACGTGAATACAATAAGTGTCCTGTGGCATGCTCTGCACCCCCTATATAAAGATCTACCTGATTCCAGTAGTCCAGTTTTTTCTTGTCTGCAAATACCGTCTCATTATGTGGGTCCATGTATCTCAAGAAGTACCATGAACTACCTGCCCAACCTGGCATGGTGTTGTACTCCATCCGATCTCCTGCGAAAACTTCCCATGCATCTTCCTCTGCTCTCGCCAAAGGTGGTTCACCATCCTCTGTAGGTAAGTATTTATCAACTTCAGGAAGCGTAACTGGCAATAACGCATCCTCTAATGCATACGGCACCTCATCTTTGTAATAGATTGGGAATGGTTCACCCCAGTAGCGTTGTCTGGAGAAAATAGCGTCTCTCAATCTAAAGTTGATCTTTCCTTTTCCAAACCCTCTTTTTTCAATCTCTTCAATGGCTTTTTCGATTCCTGTTTGAGCATCTAACCCATTTAGGAAATCGCTATTGGCTAAAACAGCTTCTTTATCTGCGTAAGCCTCCTCAGAAATGTCTACACCTTCAAAAATGTTCGGAATATCAATCCCGAAATGTTTTGCAAAATCATAATCTCTTTGATCCCCAGCTGGTACCGCCATCACAGCGCCTGTTCCATATCCTGCCAACACATATTCTCCAATCCAGATCTGAACTTTGTCTCCAGTGAACGGATGAATTGCGTAAGCTCCTGTAAACTGCCCCGTAATGTCTTTCACATTTGCCTGACGATCTCTTTCAGTTTTGAGCGCAGCCTTTTGTTTGTAGTGGGCCACAGCATCTTTATATTCGTCTGTTGTGATTTCATCCACCAACTCATGCTCTGGAGCTAATACCATAAAGGTTACTCCAAAGATGGTATCAGGACGTGTGGTAAATACTTCCACTTTCTTATCTGCGTTCTCTACATCAAAAAATACCGCAGCACCTTTGGATTTACCGATCCAGTTTCTTTGTTGTTCTTTCAACGACTCTGAAAAGTCTATATCATCCAATCCATTCAGTAGTCGATCTGCATAAGCCGTAATTCGCATGCTCCACTGACGCATTAACTTCTGCTCTACTGGATGTCCGCCTCTTTCAGAAACACCGTCTTTTACCTCATCATTTGCCAATACAGTTCCTAAAGCAGGACACCAGTTTACCCAGCTATCAGCCAAATAAGCTAAACGATAATTCATCAACACTTCTCGCTGCTTCTTAACGTCCCATGCATTCCATTCTTCAGCAGAGAATACTGGTGTATCGTCACAAACGGCATTCACATTAGCATTTCCTTCTTCCACAAACTTCTCCACCAACGTATCAATACTTTCAGCTTTGTTCGTATCGTTATTGTACCATGAGTTGAAAATTTCTTTGAATATCCATTGCGTCCAACGATAGTATTTAGGGTCTGAAGTACGCACCTCTCTGCTCCAATCAAAAGCAAAACCAATTTGGTCTAACTGATCTCTATATCTTTTGATATTGTTCTCAGTGGTTATCGCTGGATGCTGACCTGTTTGGATGGCATATTGCTCTGCAGGAAGTCCAAATGAGTCATACCCCATAGGATGAAGCACATTGAATCCTTGCGCCTTTTTATAACGAGCATACACGTCACTCGCGATATATCCTAGCGGATGCCCTACGTGCAATCCTGCTCCACTTGGATAAGGAAACATGTCTAACACGTAGAATTTCTCCTTGTTATAGTCTTCCTCTACTTTGTACGTTTGGTTTTCTTTCCAATACGCTCTCCACTTTTTCTCTATCTCGTTATGATCGTAAAAACTCATTCTTGCTTGATTTATAAGTCTGCAAATTTAGCATAAATAGGGACGTAAAAAAAGGGAGCTGAAACTTATCAACTCCCTTTTATATTTCATTAATAGTACTCGTTTACAACACCTTGATCTCGACTCTTCGGTTTACTTGATTTTCCTCTTCAGAACATTGGTTCCATTTTACACAACCATTCAAGATTTTTGTCTCTCCATAACCTTTCGCTTCAATTCTGGAAGCTTTGATTCCGTGATTAACGAGATAATCTTTACAACGTTCTGCTCTGGCTTGCGATAACTTCATGTTAAAATCATCTTTACCGACTGCATCTGTATGCGCACTCAGTTCAATGCGAATCGTTGGGTTGTTATTCATGAAATCAACAATATTATCTAGGATCGGATAAGATTCTTCTTGCGGATGAGACCTTGCAAAATCAAAGTAGATATTATCTACTCGGATCACGGCATCCTTCTCACCTTTTGATCTGAATTCCAACGGGTTCATTTTGGCGATGATCTCGTCCCTTCCTCCATCGTCAATAGATGGAACCACAAACTCCTGTGCTTCAAAGCCGTCCTTATCGAATTTCACTTTATACTCTTTGGTCGGATCAATCTCAAAGCTCCATTTCCCATCATCACCCGTAACCATCGAGTTAACCTCGATCCATTCTCCATCTCGATCCTCCAGCAAGGTTACCGTAACTCCTTCTACTGGTTTTTCCGTAATCTGATCCAGTACGATTCCTGCCAAAATATTATCCTTATCATCGTTAAGGGTTACCTTCTTCAGCTTATCAATTTGTCCCTCGCGCTCATCATAATTCGTACCGTCATACGCATCAACAGGAAAGTTCTTGCTCCCTAATTCAGGGTGAATGAACTGCACATCATAGTTTTTATCTGGATCGACTTCAAACTGCCATTTACCATCTTCAATTGTGATTTGCGTCTCCACTTGTTTTCTGGAACCATCAGGCAAAATTTCATTCAAAATAACCTTAACATCTGCCAAAGGTTCTCCCGTTTGTGCATCTTCAACGACTCCACTAATGACCCTGCTTACTGGCTTTAACTCAATATCCTTCAAATCTTCAATTACTTGATCCCGATGATCGCCATCATCTTCACTCAACGATGGAATGACCTTGTTTTCTGGCGCCATGTCTGGATGAATGAATTCTACCTTATAAGTTTCATTAGGGTCAATCTCAAACTCCCAATAGCCATCATCACCTGTTATTCGGTCTTCTACGAGTTCCCAATCGTCATTCTCATTCTTTTTATATAACTCCACTTTTACATCGGCAAGTGGCTCTCCAAAAGTTCCTTCTCTCACCACTCCACTAATGATCTCAGAAGGGTTGTAATCGTAGAAGTAATAGACCTTGTCATATCCATGTGTTCCTTCTCTATTAGAAGAAAGGTATCCATTAGTTCCTTCATCGCTTAAAATGAAACTAAAATCATCTTTGGTGCTATTTAATGGTCTACCCACATTTTTTGCAGCCCCAGCCAGAGTTTCATTCAAGCTAGCCACAAAAATATCCGTTCCTCCAAACCCAGGATGTCCTTTGGATGAGAAGAACAGTTTGTTCTCCGTTGCAAAAGGATAGGTTTCATCTTCGAATGTATTTATTTGCTCTCCTAAGTTTTGTGGAGTAGACCAGGTTGTATCGTTCTCTTTTGTGACATACCAAATATCATATCCTCCGTAACCACCAGGCATATCTGAAGCAAAGAATAAGGTTTCCCCGTCAGGAGAAAGGTTTGGAAAAACACAGCTGTAGTTATTCCCATTGAATGCTAGTTCTTTAATGTTCGTCCATTCTCCGTCAATCAGTTCTGCACTGCAGATTTTTAAGATATTTCTGCCATCCTCAGAAATTGGTAACTCATCCAACTTTTTCTGTTTGTACTTTTTGATATCTGCACTGTTTGAAGAGAACAACAATTTCGTTCCGCCCTTATACAAATAGGGAGTTCCTTCGTAATAAGGCCCATTAAGTTCTTTACTCAAAAGCACGGGTTCTCCAAATTCATTTGGCGAGGAGTTTGAAACACTCGCCAAATCGTAATAAGCTGTTTTCTTATCATATTTATCCGTCTGTGGGGTGGCAATGATCAATCCATCCTCACTGAATGAAACACCTAAAGAGCGTGACCCCGTTTCTATATTCGTAACACTGGTTTTAGCCACTTCCGGATCATCTTTGTGATCCTGAGCATAACTGACATACTCCTCAAAATAGGCTAACTCAGCGGCCGCATCTTCTCGGGAAGCATAGTCGGAGAATACCTCAAGTGCTTTATCGTACTCTCCCAGATTGCAAAGCACTCTCCCGTAATCGTATAAATTATCTGTTTTGTTTTCTCCTTTATAGGTGGTTAGCTCTTGATAATAAGTAGCCGCATTTTCATAATCAAATAAATGATTATACGTCTTGGCCACTTGTTGAAGCATGTAGTATTTATTGACAACCACTTTTTCTTCTAATGCTAACTTGTAATAGTCAATCGCCTCTCTGTACTTTCTTTTCGAGTAATACTCATCAGCAATATCCAAGTACTTTCGCTGCGCTGTAGCCTCATTTGCTACTCCTAAGACCAATAAACTGGTCAACAACAATATCAATCCTCTCATCCCTATTATTTAATTAAAATCTTGGTGCTTCTATTACTGGTTCTTCAGCGTTACTCTTAATATCGAATACGAACATGATTTCATGACTTCCCGAGGAATAATTCCCCAGATTATTCAAGGTATAATCATAAGAATACCCAAGCTTGAACATATCGTTAATTCTAAATTGAGCAAGAGCAGCTATTTCATTACTCGTTCTGTATGAAAAGCCTAAACCAAATTTTCTCATGTATTCAGCCAGTACATTCAAATCTGACTGCAGCGGAGCTCCAGCAACTTGTTTCAATAAGGTAGATACATTTAGATCAAACTTTGGGTTGATCTCAAACTTATAACCACCATGCAAATAAAAATGCATCTGACTAAAATCAAATGTTGTTTTACCAGAGTAGCCTCCGTTGTTAACGATCTCATTATGCAATAGATTCGGAATTGCAAATCCAATGTAGTATTTCCGACTGTTGAAGTATGTTCCAAACTTGAAGTTCGGCATCAGCAAAGTAGGTGAATTAGCCTGAAAACTCGGGTCAACCACTCCATTTGTTTCTACATCGGCATAATTACTTTGATTCATTCTTAAAGTAGCAGATAATCCGAAGCTTAATTTTGTCTTTAAAGAAGTTTGAATACTATAAGCATAGTTACCACTTACATCTGTTGTATTGTTTACTCCAATTCGATCATTTACCAGCGTCAAACCTACATTTGAATTTCCATTACCAATCGGAGAGTTGATGTTGAAGCCTGCTACATTAGGAGCACCATCAAATCCCACCCATTGAGCTCGATAAAAAAGTGCCCCATTCAGATTCTCAAAAGCTCCTACCGCTCCAGGATTGATCAATGGATGATGGGTCATGTACTGCGTGACATGAAACTGATTTTGCGCCTTGCCAGCAAACCCTACTAAGACTAGTAGGAGTCCGAAAAATATTTTATTTACTCTCATAGTTCGTTAGTCTCTTTT
This genomic interval carries:
- a CDS encoding ComF family protein, which encodes MCLTELPRTNFSNFDDNPVAKLFWGRIELTFGFSVYHFEKGGKLQSLMHSLKYKGKTQIGEFLGRAIGNELNNSGKASKIDLILPIPLHPKKERLRGYNQSDYLAKGIHEVTAIPYASNVVRRTMHTTSQTRKAKFDRWKNVSSIFEIHKPEQVNGKRILVVDDVTTTGSTLESCARELLNHQAAAVAVTVVASSV
- a CDS encoding NAD(P)/FAD-dependent oxidoreductase, coding for MKTTLVIGGNFAGMTAAMEIKRKAKDQQRVILLDRSQNFLFIPSLIWIPFGRREIRDISFKKKEILEKRSVEFVHTEAINVDPDINTVYTKDGEFQYDDLVVCTGPKVDYDCVPGLRENCCYIGHPDGAMHTRATLEEFKKNPGPIVIGSTQNAGCMGAAYEFLFNLEKWLREQKIRKKVDLYWVTPEDYLGHFGIDGMPLGESMLKAFMKMFNIHYRTEVGIQEVQKDKVILSTGEEIESKFTMLMPQFVGVDFVTNSPKLDATENGYMIVGDDYRSTKYPNVWAAGTAVEVALPFTPGKVPFSIPKTGYPADVTGKVVANNILKVMKGDTNLKKKPWGKIAGICIMDAGKKEVIILSNNLFRPRVIALMIPNVIYDFGKVLFEKYFLWKTKRGYSWLP
- a CDS encoding DMT family transporter, which translates into the protein MVSIRAKKSLLESNDQTLFLVTSHTMLTQHKNLFLLHLTVLIFGVTGILGKLMDADEIIIVFYRLIIAVIGIFAYFKISGYRINLSKQALKETWYVGVIVGLHWITFFGAIKLSNVSVALICFSSGAFFTSLLEPLYFKRRLDYREVLLGLITVVGIFYVCREPGKPFFESKYLPGMLMALFSASLSSWFTVINGVLIKKGRRAKNISFLELSFAFVFLAAVVLFQYHDQLDVLAMKPIDFLYVSILGILCTSFAYIVSVDVMKELSPYTVVMAVNLEPIYSIVLAVLIWPASEKMSPTFYVGALIIIGIIFLNGYFKMKDRKKIAPEN
- a CDS encoding S41 family peptidase, with translation MSEEYTEIKIEQYIQKSSRRPSNNPGGDGSNKWVIYIMPLILAGVAILFYNIGASKFKSKEAREREEQVSRITEIIQIVEENYVDSVDAEALYLSSINGMLKKLDPHSVYIPLEDVEASNEQLQGHFGGVGIRFIILRDTLMVTNVIDGAPAANAGLKSGDRIVAVDGEDIAGIGLDIEGVHDRLKGEYGSPIRLSVMRSGSNKVKEYDFLRGDIPLYSVDGAYMITDEIGVIKITSFSGYTDTEFDKAVTELKKKGMKKVILDLRYNGGGYMHTAINVADEFLKQGKLIVYTEGVHVEKQETFATSFGQCENMPVAVLVNSSTASASEIVSGALQDNDRAVIIGRRTFGKGLVQRPMELPDGSELRLTISRYYTPTGRSIQKPYGDGIDYEADFYERYENGELQEMDSTIFENAPKFTTPKGKTVYGGGGIMPDIFVPIDTSGGSYYLTNINYSDAYRNFCFDYLDKHRSKFEKYKTDVQFNDQFQVSDELLEEFIDYASKHEDIAPIRKDIEYSKARLKSNLKAELATYLFEFSARYLVNIPFDREIQVAVEQLEEPEREL
- a CDS encoding deoxycytidylate deaminase, which encodes MGPKKQLRFDKAYLRMAQEWAKLSHCTRKQVGAIIVKDRMIISDGFNGTPTGFENCCEDDDGLTKWYVLHAEANAILKVAGSTHSCDGATLYLTLSPCKECSKLVHQAGIKRLVYMKGYKDDDGLAFLRKAGVEIVQIEDIQ
- a CDS encoding leucine--tRNA ligase — encoded protein: MSFYDHNEIEKKWRAYWKENQTYKVEEDYNKEKFYVLDMFPYPSGAGLHVGHPLGYIASDVYARYKKAQGFNVLHPMGYDSFGLPAEQYAIQTGQHPAITTENNIKRYRDQLDQIGFAFDWSREVRTSDPKYYRWTQWIFKEIFNSWYNNDTNKAESIDTLVEKFVEEGNANVNAVCDDTPVFSAEEWNAWDVKKQREVLMNYRLAYLADSWVNWCPALGTVLANDEVKDGVSERGGHPVEQKLMRQWSMRITAYADRLLNGLDDIDFSESLKEQQRNWIGKSKGAAVFFDVENADKKVEVFTTRPDTIFGVTFMVLAPEHELVDEITTDEYKDAVAHYKQKAALKTERDRQANVKDITGQFTGAYAIHPFTGDKVQIWIGEYVLAGYGTGAVMAVPAGDQRDYDFAKHFGIDIPNIFEGVDISEEAYADKEAVLANSDFLNGLDAQTGIEKAIEEIEKRGFGKGKINFRLRDAIFSRQRYWGEPFPIYYKDEVPYALEDALLPVTLPEVDKYLPTEDGEPPLARAEEDAWEVFAGDRMEYNTMPGWAGSSWYFLRYMDPHNETVFADKKKLDYWNQVDLYIGGAEHATGHLLYSRFWTKFLCDRGYISFDEPFKKLINQGMILGVSSKIFKSNYNVKHHSCTTAIKEFLKNKFNVEFDYDSLLVCWKFLANDSEKFPGTGPMHLENMPIEFADFGKMTIDIEGYANSTLCKSMNGKPLFVTRQGVWFDGKEYFFEGSKPLEFFFETETEKMSKSKYNVQTPDELVDRFGADTLRCYEMFLGPLEQYKPWDVKGINGVNNFLKKLWRLFFDGDEFKVTEGEPTKEAMKTLHKTIKKVTEDLNRYSFNTVVSTMMIAVNELNEQNCNNKHVLENLVILLSPYAPHISEELWERLGHTESITKAAWPNFDPSVLVESSFEYPVSFNGKMRFKLELGTDLSKEEIEKEVLAAEMTAKYLEGKTPKKVIVVPMKIVNVVV